Proteins from a single region of Planktothrix serta PCC 8927:
- a CDS encoding sigma-70 RNA polymerase sigma factor region 4 domain-containing protein, with the protein MFTTNLTQHLIRSSKLNLCPICQKDHGCRVGDFLIICLRADSSWTINGWTYKKQAKGGMGSVWVSHTEETQTEYRPTPNPTFNKPTLKPLTDQEIDINARLILKQLGLSTQHRQALRERGLTDAQIDSIGFVSVSPYQSFFISPSPNFPGIGYKKTLTNSDSGYLIPIRNIKGLIIGFQIANDHRGKENKNGKEIPKYQWLWGSGERRTSRELPLQFSKLNDSQDLNIIEGTLKPITAAHLHNINVLGSGGVNWHGSPQELPEILESNLFSRFILNPDTGCKANHHVMSAYRELYQFLKKLGINLLVRNWGQDNRPKTDSLDIDEIDTTTFNNASIIPFKSWDVEPGCLSDDEWFKKFKLPQLKDDLAQVLKLFYSRRVKKSKLRTEIKKQPTTPREQTPEQVKKSSAIVLWKPEFLTFISYIPGQLPTFEEWQELGSPKLIIQNGQRLTFYQEAYERGFKFLKDSTPAGHGKSYDAGLIDLKTFGIDPNDKDNHTRIFYLDPNHRNPTIATVETHYTDLESRHNGLVYDSTRKTPLGNPYVIRTNSSHKTVEIPSNCPENQTFLTIAKIGIPVFGGKDSPICQSCPLLLNGCTFLENRRNTLAHERLIRADINSLPYPSEDDILILEESDTNVKISHQMIIKTDDILKTVGKLQLGDDEQIFKALRPILGAVYEGLQEITQDKYKYGISHQHVMEFLPSVDQLNQVIWELYSEDWLKAKDVWGQPIWDYKMLNGEPKAVKVIGENWIAPSLNDLKKECYRIFDNYAKYINGIQSPEEKQAAIKANVIPLWLPALIDCLTGNKRINLRIHNGKLIITQLSKHHRNIIKTAGFSIALDATQSKEDYALSINVNPNWILEVREVQRPTPNLNIHVITGLGKGGKQRRETQQERIKIAIEAIIDLHQGQNMGLIDHKSAMDNYKDLGKHVQLGYWGRDNRGSNRFLTTQTLISVGKLVPNLGQMAAEFQTLTGWVNIPNKLIGHYGRWVKRKITSELIQDVGRLRAHLRPSENLDAYLVVDLESDLINEIQLAFPRSKVTIEDVYNYAPKAAPKGQQTEREIIEALWSSIQSEAPLTIEEVAEQLGMTKGGVSKNLKDRLGIGFRMLKKSLLLLLQAIYNKNKLSDLPEDARWIAETYLPLVAQSLDQEEITPLDVIVDIVNMAEAFGEKVFNHILAATSLPILLKLFGKVLSVLPKILSSPGGGNPVFADGGCARPPTFQVRGIGL; encoded by the coding sequence ATGTTCACTACAAATCTAACTCAGCATCTCATCCGAAGTTCCAAGCTTAACCTTTGTCCTATCTGCCAGAAAGATCATGGCTGTCGCGTGGGTGATTTTCTGATTATCTGCTTACGAGCCGATAGCAGTTGGACAATCAACGGTTGGACTTATAAAAAACAGGCCAAGGGAGGAATGGGGTCGGTTTGGGTTTCCCATACAGAGGAAACCCAAACCGAATACAGACCCACACCCAACCCAACATTTAACAAACCCACCCTCAAACCCCTAACTGATCAAGAAATAGACATCAACGCACGGCTAATTTTAAAGCAGTTAGGATTAAGTACCCAACACCGTCAAGCGTTGCGAGAACGGGGTTTAACTGATGCTCAAATTGATAGTATCGGCTTCGTATCGGTTAGCCCCTATCAATCATTTTTCATCTCTCCTAGCCCCAATTTTCCAGGGATTGGGTACAAAAAAACACTCACTAATAGTGATAGTGGTTATCTGATTCCAATTCGTAACATTAAAGGGTTAATTATTGGCTTTCAAATTGCCAATGATCACCGAGGGAAAGAAAATAAAAATGGCAAGGAAATCCCTAAATATCAATGGCTTTGGGGTAGTGGTGAACGTCGGACATCCCGTGAGTTGCCGTTACAGTTTTCTAAATTAAATGACTCTCAAGACCTTAACATCATTGAGGGAACATTAAAACCAATCACCGCCGCACATTTACATAACATTAATGTGTTAGGTTCAGGTGGGGTTAATTGGCACGGTTCACCTCAAGAACTCCCAGAAATTCTTGAAAGCAATTTGTTTTCTCGATTTATCCTTAACCCCGATACAGGCTGCAAAGCCAATCATCACGTCATGAGTGCTTATCGTGAGTTGTACCAGTTCCTTAAAAAGCTTGGTATTAACTTACTGGTAAGAAATTGGGGTCAAGACAATAGACCGAAAACTGACTCCCTAGATATTGATGAAATTGATACCACAACCTTTAATAATGCCTCAATTATCCCCTTTAAATCTTGGGATGTTGAGCCAGGATGTCTGAGCGATGATGAATGGTTTAAAAAATTCAAATTACCTCAATTAAAAGATGATTTAGCTCAAGTTTTAAAGCTATTCTATAGTCGTCGAGTTAAGAAATCGAAATTACGAACTGAGATAAAAAAACAACCCACAACCCCAAGGGAACAAACCCCAGAACAGGTAAAAAAATCAAGTGCAATTGTTCTCTGGAAACCTGAATTTTTAACCTTCATTTCCTATATTCCTGGCCAACTACCAACCTTTGAAGAATGGCAAGAATTAGGATCTCCTAAATTAATCATCCAAAACGGGCAGCGACTAACCTTCTATCAAGAAGCTTACGAAAGGGGGTTTAAATTTCTTAAAGACTCCACTCCCGCCGGACATGGCAAATCTTATGATGCCGGATTAATTGACCTAAAAACCTTTGGAATTGACCCCAATGACAAAGACAATCACACTCGAATTTTCTACCTTGACCCCAACCACCGTAACCCAACTATTGCCACTGTTGAAACTCATTATACTGATCTAGAATCTCGACATAATGGCTTAGTGTATGACTCCACTCGTAAAACTCCCTTAGGAAACCCCTATGTTATTCGTACAAATTCTTCCCATAAAACTGTTGAAATTCCTTCTAACTGTCCTGAAAACCAAACCTTTTTAACCATTGCTAAAATTGGTATTCCTGTTTTTGGAGGTAAAGATTCACCCATTTGTCAATCCTGTCCTCTGCTGCTAAATGGTTGTACTTTCCTGGAAAACCGGAGGAATACCCTAGCCCATGAGCGGTTAATTCGTGCTGATATCAATTCCCTTCCCTATCCTTCTGAGGATGATATTTTAATTCTTGAAGAATCCGACACTAATGTTAAGATATCTCATCAAATGATAATTAAAACCGATGATATTCTTAAAACTGTTGGCAAACTTCAACTGGGAGATGATGAACAGATATTTAAAGCCTTACGTCCAATTTTAGGAGCCGTTTATGAAGGGTTGCAGGAAATCACTCAGGACAAGTATAAATATGGAATTTCTCACCAACATGTTATGGAATTCCTACCTTCTGTCGATCAATTAAACCAAGTCATCTGGGAATTGTATTCCGAGGATTGGCTAAAAGCCAAAGACGTTTGGGGTCAACCAATTTGGGATTATAAAATGCTCAACGGGGAACCTAAAGCGGTTAAAGTTATTGGAGAAAATTGGATTGCCCCCTCCCTTAATGACCTCAAAAAAGAATGCTATAGAATTTTTGACAATTATGCTAAATATATTAACGGCATTCAAAGCCCAGAAGAGAAACAAGCTGCGATTAAAGCCAATGTAATTCCCCTTTGGTTACCCGCATTAATTGATTGTTTAACCGGAAACAAACGGATTAATTTACGCATTCATAATGGTAAATTAATCATTACTCAACTCTCTAAACATCACCGGAATATAATTAAAACAGCCGGATTTTCTATTGCCTTAGATGCGACTCAATCTAAAGAGGATTACGCTTTAAGTATTAATGTAAATCCTAATTGGATTCTAGAAGTTAGAGAAGTACAGCGTCCCACTCCTAACCTAAATATTCACGTGATTACGGGTTTAGGAAAGGGCGGGAAACAGCGACGGGAAACACAACAGGAGCGGATCAAAATTGCTATTGAAGCCATCATCGACCTTCATCAAGGTCAAAATATGGGATTAATTGACCATAAATCGGCAATGGACAATTATAAAGACTTGGGTAAACATGTCCAACTGGGATATTGGGGGCGGGATAACCGGGGGTCAAACCGATTTTTGACCACTCAAACCCTGATTAGTGTCGGTAAACTCGTTCCCAACTTAGGACAAATGGCAGCAGAATTCCAAACCTTAACGGGATGGGTTAACATTCCTAACAAATTAATAGGACACTATGGTCGGTGGGTAAAACGCAAAATTACCTCAGAATTGATTCAAGATGTGGGACGACTCCGCGCTCATCTGCGACCATCTGAAAACCTCGACGCTTATTTAGTTGTTGACTTGGAGTCAGACCTCATCAATGAAATTCAGTTAGCCTTCCCAAGATCAAAAGTAACGATTGAGGATGTTTATAACTATGCCCCTAAAGCTGCCCCCAAAGGACAGCAAACTGAAAGAGAAATTATTGAAGCCCTTTGGTCATCGATCCAGTCAGAAGCCCCCCTAACTATTGAGGAGGTCGCTGAACAATTGGGGATGACCAAAGGTGGAGTCAGTAAAAATCTAAAAGACCGATTAGGTATAGGATTCAGGATGTTAAAGAAAAGTTTACTTTTATTATTACAGGCTATATATAACAAAAATAAACTTTCTGATTTACCCGAAGATGCCCGGTGGATAGCAGAAACCTATTTACCTCTGGTGGCTCAGTCTTTGGATCAGGAAGAGATAACTCCATTGGATGTAATTGTCGACATTGTTAATATGGCTGAAGCTTTTGGTGAAAAAGTATTTAATCATATTTTAGCTGCAACTTCCTTACCCATTCTTCTGAAGTTGTTTGGCAAAGTGTTGAGCGTCTTACCGAAAATTTTGAGTTCACCAGGCGGAGGGAACCCCGTTTTTGCTGATGGAGGCTGTGCAAGACCACCTACTTTTCAAGTCAGGGGCATCGGTCTGTGA
- a CDS encoding tyrosine-type recombinase/integrase, with product MLKKILSKGQSVPPVVKGTDAIANEKILVLWLHGKSPQTVDSYRRVAERLMAYCNHKPIQWLKLEDLQGFINEELSQFKESSQRTYIAGLKSLFSFVAKLGIVNFNIALVIKSPQAKNELSHKILDKPTVIRMIQEEPDSRNQLVLKIFYYTGIRASELAVLQWKDLNYGVLTVFGKGGKTRYIRIPDPLSRDLESLRQQPDNYVIPGRSGKRISREHLTRIVNAAAKRIGVKASAHWLRHAHASHSLKAGASIALVSQTLGHSDVAITSKYLHCDPNESSGLYL from the coding sequence AATCCTGGTGCTGTGGTTGCATGGCAAAAGTCCCCAAACTGTCGACAGCTATCGCCGTGTAGCGGAACGGCTTATGGCTTATTGCAATCACAAACCGATTCAATGGCTTAAATTAGAAGATTTGCAAGGGTTTATCAACGAAGAACTAAGCCAATTTAAAGAAAGCAGCCAACGGACATACATCGCCGGATTGAAAAGCCTATTTTCCTTTGTGGCGAAACTAGGAATCGTTAACTTCAACATTGCACTGGTGATTAAATCTCCCCAAGCAAAAAACGAACTGAGTCACAAAATTTTGGATAAGCCAACGGTAATCCGAATGATTCAGGAAGAACCCGATTCACGCAATCAGTTAGTCCTCAAAATTTTTTACTACACCGGAATCCGTGCCTCCGAATTGGCAGTTTTGCAATGGAAAGACTTGAATTATGGCGTTTTAACCGTTTTCGGCAAAGGGGGAAAGACGCGCTACATCCGCATCCCAGATCCGTTGAGTCGTGACCTCGAAAGTTTACGACAGCAACCTGATAATTATGTGATTCCAGGGCGAAGCGGGAAACGAATCAGCCGCGAACATTTAACCCGAATCGTTAATGCTGCCGCCAAACGAATTGGGGTAAAAGCTTCAGCCCACTGGTTGCGTCATGCCCACGCCAGCCATAGCCTCAAAGCCGGAGCATCAATTGCGTTGGTGAGTCAGACATTGGGCCATTCCGATGTGGCGATTACATCGAAGTATTTGCATTGTGATCCAAATGAATCTAGTGGTTTGTATCTGTGA